In one window of Schistosoma haematobium chromosome 5, whole genome shotgun sequence DNA:
- the TTC39B gene encoding Tetratricopeptide repeat protein 39B (EggNog:ENOG410V6UJ~COG:S), protein MMSNEYLGPWYENQPKTGNLNNSDMNNNTNNINDDTCEKLLEGIAEAKTTIDLFLNNRFEEAKNRLHMNTHSGMYQELSNSTILFIQGMATIEQENLETAKEQLKTTLKACQANRRKAAISETFTKQIEKSRNIIYSLYTEEQAHAELCYAEGLLQLAFLSMLQDEKLTSLIKCSLKIRQCYKCYRICWRILKYRNWQNEISKSAFESGVHLGVGAFNLMISMLPRRVLKLLEFVGFSGDRQFGLEQLRMGAGMKDSLRGPLCALLLLAYDLYATHMLGDSVVSVSSEQPEHMKEARELLDHWSIVYPNSAIFLLLSGRLEEISGNLHQAITLFQRSINSQSDWIHYHHLCYWELIWCYALQADWQKAILYTEKLALESRWSQASYRYMKAAFLLQSIEDRTAYEMKNHDGVIEKPQEVVDQLLTDIPHMIKRFGGRSLPIEKIALRKSSRYFAQSKRLTLPALELIFIWNGFKMIQSQPDAITAFIMICENKINELFQNRDTSETFYDDYCLALMLKGVCLRCRGQAFQAYMCFTEIIQSKRKLKMDTYLLPYCEMELCHLSYEEGEIDEAVKHLEKALSYKNYHLESRLHFRIHEMDTRLKENKRKLSTVTIHQEQQSPIMKKAGSEYFLTSPSIFSNNSNNNNNNSDNKSISSFKSVDIPANYSSLTSTSESLTVPSSSSSSRITTTKVKGALSARNLSHSKNSSVETLSLSSDARRLFDEDDLDDDETFTMDYIQDE, encoded by the exons TATCTTGGACCGTGGTACGAAAATCAACCAAAGACCGGTAATCTTAACAATTcagatatgaataataacactAACAATATTAACGATGATACATGTGAAAAATTATTGGAGGGAATTGCTGAAGCCAAAACCaccattgatttatttttaaataatcgaTTTGAAGAAGCAAAGAATCGTTTACACATGAA TACACATAGTGGTATGTATCAGGAATTATCAAAttctacaattttatttattcaaggaATGGCTACAATAGAACAG GAAAATCTTGAAACTGCTAAAGAACAATTAAAAACAACCCTTAAAGCATGTCAAGCAAATCGACGTAAAGCAGCTATTAGTGAAACATTCACTAAACAAATCGAGAAAAGTCGTAATATCATTTATAGTTTATATACAGAAG AACAGGCTCATGCTGAACTTTGTTATGCGGAAGGTTTACTTCAACTGGCATTTCTTTCAATGTTACAAGATGAAAAATTAACAAGTCTTATAAAATGTTCCTTGAAAATAAGACAATGTTACAAATGTTACCG AATATGTTGGAGAATATTAAAATATCGAAATTGGCAAAATGAAATTAGTAAATCAGCTTTTGAAAGTGGTGTACATTTAGGTGTTGGAGCTTTTAATTTA ATGATCTCCATGCTTCCTAGACGTGTATTGAAATTACTGGAATTTGTCGGATTCTCCGGAGATCGT CAATTCGGCTTAGAACAACTTAGAATGGGTGCAGGTATGAAAGATTCATTACGTGGTCCGTTATGTGCTCTATTATTGTTAGCATATGATTTATATGCTACTCATATGTTAG GTGACAGTGTTGTCAGTGTAT CTTCTGAACAACCAGAACATATGAAAGAAGCTCGTGAATTATTAGATCATTGGTCTATTGTATATCCAAATAGTgctatattcttattattatctgGTCGTTTAGAAGAAATATCTGGAAATTTACATCAA gCTATCACATTATTTCAACGTTCAATAAATTCACAATCTGATTGGATACATTATCATCATTTATGTTATTGGGAATTAATATGGTGTTATGC ATTACAAGCAGATTGGCAAAAAGCAATTTTATACACAGAGAAATTAGCATTAGAAAGTCGATGGAGTCAAGCGTCTTATAGATATATGAAAGCAGCTTTCCTTTTACAAAGTATAGAAGATCGTACTGcatatgaaatgaaaaatcATGATGGTGTAATTGAAAAACCACAAGAAGTGGTTGATCAATTATTAAC AGATATACCGCATATGATAAAACGTTTCGGTGGTCGATCACTACCAATTGAGAAAATTGCTTTGAGAAAGTCTTCACGATATTTTGCACAGAGTAAAAGATTAACACTTCCAGCTTTA GAACTTATATTCATTTGGAATGGATTCAAAATGATTCAATCACAACCAGATGCTATAACAGCATTTATTATGATATGTGagaataaaatcaatgaattatttcaaaatagaG ATACAAGTGAAACATTTTATGATGATTATTGTTTAGCTTTAATGCTTAAAGGAGTTTGTCTTAGATGTCGTGGTCAAGCATTTCAAGCTTATATGTGTTTCACTGAAATAATACAATC TAAACGAAAATTAAAAATGGACACTTATCTTTTACCATATTGTGAAATGGAGTTATGTCATTTATCATATGAAGAAGGAGAAATTGATGAAGCAGTGAAACATTTAGAAAAAGCATT aagttataaaaattatcatttaGAATCAAGATTACACTTTCGTATTCATGAAATGGATACACGACTCAAAGAGAACAAACGTAAACTATCAACTGTCACAATACATCAAGAACAACAATCTCCAATTATGAAAAAAGCTGGCAGTGAATACTTTCTTACATCACCAAGTATCTTTtccaataatagtaataataataataacaatagtgataataaatcaatatcatcGTTTAAATCAGTTGATATTCCTgcaaattattcatcattaacATCAACATCAGAATCGTTAACAGtaccgtcatcatcatcatcatcaagaatAACAACAACCAAAGTGAAGGGTGCTTTATCGGCAAGAAATTTATCGCATTCAAAAAATAGTAGTGTTGAAACATTGTCTTTATCATCCGATGCTAGACGTTTATTCGATGAAGATGATTTAGACGATGATGAAACATTCACTATGGATTATATACAAGATGAATAG